ACGGTCTTGCGGGGGAAGGTGATTCCGTGTCTCTCTATAAGGGGACGGATCTGACCGGCGATGTCGTGCTGGTCGTCGGCAGCGAAGGGTCGGGACTGCGTGCCAATGTCAGGCGCCACTGCGACCTGTTGCTGGCCATTCCCATGGCTGGGCGGGTCTCTTCCCTGAATGCCTCGGTGGCGGCGGCCCTTGCCCTGTTTGAAGTGGTGCGGCAACGGCAGTCATCTGAAGAGAATTGAATCGGGGAAAATCCCTTCACATCCGCAAAAAAAAAATCCCACAAACAGGGTTGACTTCCTCCGGAAAATGGAATATACACAACGCCATTGTCGTTTATGGCAGGGATGAGCTGAAAAAAAACTTGTGCAGAAGGTTCTCTGGGTGTATAAAGGGCTTCTGTGCTCTGATGCTGGCGTAGCTCAATCGGTAGAGCAGCTGACTTGTAATCAGCAGGTTGCGGGTTCAATTCCTGTCGCCAGCTCCAGTGAGCTACGAAGCGTGTCCTGCCAGCCGAGGACGCATCTACTGGAGGGGTTCCCGAGCGGCCAAAGGGATCAGACTGTAAATCTGACGTCGTAGACTTCGGAGGTTCGAATCCTCCCCCCTCCACCATTTGATATTACTTGCCGGACGAGGTTCCGGCTGCCAATTTCCAGGAGGCTGTGGCCGATCGTACTGGAGGTGGCGCCGGTGCGTAGTCCACAAAGCTTCTCATAGGATGGTTGTCGTTGGTTTTGGGCGGGAATAGCTCAGTTGGCTAGAGCGTCAGCCTTCCAAGCTGAGGGTCGCGGGTTCGAGTCCCGTTTCCCGCTCCATCATTAAGATGGCAATTTCCGGCGAAGGCAATCGAAGTAGGCCCACATAGCTCAGTCGGTAGAGCGCATCCTTGGTAAGGATGAGGTCACCGGTTCAAATCCGGTTGTGGGCTCCACTTATTTGCTTTGCGGGATATTTCTGTTTAGACCGTCTTTTATTAACGGCCCCGGTCCAGGTTCAGGCGGCCCCACTTAAGTCCAAGCGAGTTTTTAAAAAAAAGGGAGGTTGACGCAATGTCAAAAGCCAAATTTGAAAGAACAAAGCCCCATGTAAATATTGGGACCATCGGTCACGTTGACCATGGCAAGACCACTCTGACGGCCGCCATCACCAAGGTCATGGCCTCCAAGGCTGGCCGAATTCAAGGCCTTCGACGCCATCGACAACGCTCCGGAGGAGCGCGAGCGCGGCATCACCATCGCCACTGCCCACGTCGAATACGAGACCGCAAACCGTCACTACGCCCACGTCGACTGCCCGGGCCATGCCGACTACGTCAAGAACATGATCACCGGCGCCGCGCAGATGGACGGAGCGATCCTGGTGGTGTCGGCCGCCGACGGTCCGATGCCGCAGACCCGCGAACACATTCTGCTGGCCCGTCAGGTCGGCGTGCCCGCCACGGTGGTATTTCTGAACAAGGCCGACATGGTGGACGACGAGGAGCTGCTCGAGCTGAAAGGAGCTGGAAGCGCAAGAGCCGTCAGCGCCTACGATTTTCCTGGCGACGACATTCCCCGGCATCATTGCCGGCAGCGGCCCTGAAGGGGTCTGAAGGGGATGAAGCAGCCAGGCCATCGCCATGAAGCTGATGGATGTGGTCGACAGCCACACCTGAGCCGGAGCGCGCCATCGACAAGCCGTTTCGATGCCTGTGAAGACGTTTTCTCCATCTCCGGTCAGCGCAAACGTGGCCACCGGTTTACCGAGCGTGGCGGATCGTCAAGGTTCAGGACGAGGTTGAGACCGTCGGGATGAAGGCGACCACGAAGACGGCGGTCACCGCGTGAGATGTTCCGCAAGCTGCTCGATCAGGACAGCCGGCGACAACGTCGGGATCCCGCTGCGCGGCGTCAGCGCGAGGACATCGAGCGCGGCCAGGTTCTTGGCGAAGCCCGGCAGCATCACGCCGCACCAAGTTCAAGGCCGAGGCCTACATTCTGACCAGTGAAGAGGCGGCTGCCACACCCCGTTCTTCAACGGCTACCGTCCGCAGTTCTACTTCCGGACCACCGACGTGACCGGTATCGTGGAGCTGCCCGAAGGCACTGAGATGGTCATGCCCGGCGACAACGCTGCAATGACCGTGAACCTGATCACGCCGATCGCGATGGACAAGGAGCTTCGCTTCGCCATCCGTGAGGGCGGCCGCACCGTCGGCGCCGGCGTTGTCAGCGACATTATCGAATAACTCTCGTTCGAGGCGGCCCTCCACCTGAGGGCCGCCGAAGGGTTGAATCATGCGGGACATTATCACCCTCGCCTGCACCGAGTGCAAGCGGCGCAACTATACGACGACCAAAAACAAGAAGACCAAGCCGGAACGGCTCGAATTCAAGAAGTACTGCCGGTTCTGTCAGAAGCATACCCCTCATCGGGAAACCAAGTAGATTTCAAGGGCGAAGCTTTCGGCTGTGGCGAGAGTTGCAGGCCAGTAGCTCTAACGGCTAGAGCACCGGTCTCCAAAACCGGGTGTTGGGGGTTCGAATCCCTCCTGGCCTGCCAAATTAACCAATAGCTTGATAATAGGGGTGGCCGTGTTTGGCAAACTGCGCAACTTCCTTGGCCTGGTCAAGGAAGAGATGAAAAAGGTGACATGGCCCTCCAGAAAAGACACCTATGCATCCACTCTGGCGGTCATTGTCCTGGTGCTTGCGGTAGGTGTTTTTCTCTGGCTGGTCGACTCGGCCCTGTCCACCGCCATCCGAACCCTCATTCGGGGTTGAGGCCTCAAAAAGAGACTATATGACGATGAAGTGGTATGGGGTACATACCTATTCCGGCTATGAAAACAAGGTCAAGCTGAACCTCGAGGAGCGGATACGCGCCCTCGGCGTGGAGGAACAGTTCGGCGAAATCCTGATTCCCTCGGAAACCGTGGTTGAGCTGAAGAAGGGGGAGCGCAGGACCTCAACGCGCAAGTTTTTCCCCGGCTATATTCTGGTGCAGATGGTATTGAACGACGAGACCTGGCACGTGGTGAAGGACACACCCAAGGTGACCGGTTTCGTCGGAGGCGGTACGGTTCCTGCCGCGATCCCCGACGAAGAGGTTCACAAGATTACGGCTCGCATGGAAGAGGATGTCGAACGGCCCAAGCCCAAGGTGGCCTTCGAGGTCGGAGAAACGGTCCGGGTGGTCGATGGACCTTTTCTCAACTTCACCGGGGTTGTGGAAGATGTCAAGCCCGACAAGGGCAAGCTTAAGGTGATGGTCAGCATATTCGGCCGGGTCACCCCCGTCGAGCTCGAATTCATCCAGGTGGAAAAGACCAGTTGACGGCTGAGCGGGAATACAGGGCTGATTGCATTTTCATCCGGTCGTTCCGGATCGAGCAGATGCCTTTCCGGCCCGGAACCTGGTAGGGGTTCGGCGGGCTAGCGGCGCTGTCAGCCCCCAGTGATTGGGAAAAATATATCCGGGAAGAAACCAGTTAAGGAGTAATTCATGGCCAAGAAGGTTGTTGGAATGATAAAGCTGCAGATTCCAGCCGGAAAGGCGAACCCGTCGCCCCCGGTCGGCCCTGCCCTGGGCCAGCATGGGGTCAACATCATGGAATTCTGCAAGGCGTTCAACGCCAAGACCCAGAGTCAGGACGGAATGATCACTCCGGTCGTCATTACCGTCTATGCGGACCGGTCCTTTTCGTTCATCACCAAAACCCCTCCCGCGGCAGTGCTGCTGCTCAAGGCAGCAAAAATCGACAAGGGGTCCGCGGTGCCCAACAAGGACAAGGTCGGCAAGGTCACCAAGCAGCAGGTCAGGGAGATTGCCGAGCTGAAAATGCCGGACCTCAATTCCTTTGATATCGATGCCGCCGTGCGGACGATTGAAGGGACCGCTCGCAGCATGGGCCTGGAAATCGTTTAATATCTGCCAGATTCTGGAGTGCGCAAAATGTCAACAGGAAAATTACATAAAGTAGCCAAGGCCAAGGTCGACCGGACCCGGAACTACTCTGTCGAGGAAGCGATTGTTCTGGTCAAGGAAGCTGCCCATGCCAAATTCGACGAGACCGTCGAAGTTGCAGTTCGCCTTGGCGTCGACCCGAGAAAAGCCGATCAGATGGTGCGCGGTGCCGTTGTTCTGCCCAACGGCCTGGGCAAGACCGTCCGCGTTCTGGTCTTCGCCAAGGGTGAAAAAGCCCTGGAAGCCAAGAATGCGGGA
This portion of the Syntrophotaleaceae bacterium genome encodes:
- the nusG gene encoding transcription termination/antitermination protein NusG yields the protein MTMKWYGVHTYSGYENKVKLNLEERIRALGVEEQFGEILIPSETVVELKKGERRTSTRKFFPGYILVQMVLNDETWHVVKDTPKVTGFVGGGTVPAAIPDEEVHKITARMEEDVERPKPKVAFEVGETVRVVDGPFLNFTGVVEDVKPDKGKLKVMVSIFGRVTPVELEFIQVEKTS
- the rplK gene encoding 50S ribosomal protein L11 translates to MAKKVVGMIKLQIPAGKANPSPPVGPALGQHGVNIMEFCKAFNAKTQSQDGMITPVVITVYADRSFSFITKTPPAAVLLLKAAKIDKGSAVPNKDKVGKVTKQQVREIAELKMPDLNSFDIDAAVRTIEGTARSMGLEIV
- the secE gene encoding preprotein translocase subunit SecE, with translation MFGKLRNFLGLVKEEMKKVTWPSRKDTYASTLAVIVLVLAVGVFLWLVDSALSTAIRTLIRG
- the rpmG gene encoding 50S ribosomal protein L33, whose product is MRDIITLACTECKRRNYTTTKNKKTKPERLEFKKYCRFCQKHTPHRETK